One segment of Rubripirellula amarantea DNA contains the following:
- a CDS encoding COG1361 family protein, with protein sequence MNVITTTNRTSRHSQLTLRIVVVMIALLAAISSGCSRLRLPAIDPNGSCLFSALPTTTTLALPGSGGEGCGCLGCLSNLGSCLKTPNCLSNSCLSNGFRFPTPAFADPIDPPPCAVPAPATGALGASNEPCVPSAPCNGTCLTGPRAVLLGGEIDQNDCSCKLPDRGKRGCILLSPQKIVAPVGGEVVLLSGVCGTDGYLQMNEKLEWMLTPDSVGTFIQVGDDQPGVIGKLVGSQTRPEKKDPSYAIGITSTKRTLITRGNTDVRDDVQLEKGQTWLTISSPSEGISRVTVLAPESECWDQRKATATIYWVDAKWQFPAPQIVPAGTPVELTTRVTRSEGLLPAKGWKVRYEVLDPSLASFAGTSGSSVVEANVDDSGNATVQLIPTPGTSGITPVAMQIIRPGGATDNLPSLTLGQGQTFVTWSSPKLAIRAGAPEIASFGAPYNVFANLSNPGDQPATNVRVDLQLPPGTKATVADSFARIVPNGVTWEIGTVPPQTQLDLSVELISEAPVSLTFTARGDGLVAEDSVRVDVFRPSLKLEVNPVEDRVESGLPVTFNIDVTNTSDRPLTNPKVVVTGDNAMIHESGEARVESARGSTLQPGETWKKQVVYTPMSGGRRCINVEATTDGGQLASRESCITAINPIPKTPTLSARIDSLDRVAVGQNVTATAQIFNEGRGVARNVRVEMVYDPQLQPVQATEGYDNTRMGQNIITWTVPEIQPGDSAALAGEFRAIASNPRAAVRIRAVSEEGATANANLFIDIADSPTQPRQPQPRSLPPAGPPPSIPGGPAPLQGAPQELPAPAPLGPQRSGRMQTIVVNRDNPVRVNDPIRYSVRIINDTNERDSNIDIQFPLPDGVKLERLVPLTNPELGQYEIKNNFILLPYVPSLEPGESVEYEVVLSSNQPQTFNFDVSVRSDNQPGGYNETVPTTVVP encoded by the coding sequence ATGAACGTTATCACCACCACCAATCGAACTTCACGTCACTCACAGCTAACGCTGCGAATCGTCGTCGTCATGATTGCTCTGTTGGCGGCAATCTCATCGGGCTGCTCGCGATTACGGCTGCCAGCCATTGATCCCAATGGCTCATGCCTTTTTTCCGCATTGCCCACCACCACCACACTCGCCCTTCCCGGCAGTGGTGGTGAGGGCTGCGGTTGCCTCGGTTGTCTTAGCAACCTTGGCTCTTGTTTGAAAACGCCCAATTGCCTTAGCAATAGCTGCTTGAGCAATGGCTTTCGATTTCCCACTCCTGCGTTTGCTGATCCCATCGACCCGCCGCCTTGCGCGGTTCCCGCACCTGCGACCGGTGCCCTGGGCGCATCCAACGAACCTTGTGTGCCCAGCGCGCCTTGCAACGGCACCTGCCTAACCGGGCCTCGTGCCGTGTTGCTAGGTGGCGAAATCGACCAAAACGATTGCAGTTGCAAACTTCCCGATCGAGGCAAGCGAGGCTGCATCCTGCTGTCGCCTCAAAAGATCGTGGCCCCGGTCGGTGGTGAAGTCGTCTTGCTTTCTGGTGTTTGCGGTACCGATGGGTATTTACAAATGAACGAGAAGCTTGAATGGATGTTAACGCCAGATAGCGTTGGTACATTCATTCAAGTGGGCGATGATCAACCGGGTGTGATTGGCAAACTGGTTGGGTCGCAAACACGCCCTGAAAAGAAAGACCCTTCGTACGCGATCGGCATCACCAGCACCAAACGAACCCTTATCACGCGTGGCAACACCGACGTTCGCGACGACGTGCAACTCGAAAAAGGCCAAACTTGGCTAACGATTTCGAGCCCCAGCGAAGGCATCAGCCGGGTGACCGTATTGGCACCTGAAAGTGAATGCTGGGACCAACGCAAAGCGACCGCTACGATCTACTGGGTCGATGCCAAATGGCAATTCCCCGCGCCCCAAATTGTTCCTGCGGGGACGCCAGTAGAATTGACCACGCGAGTCACACGCAGCGAAGGCTTGCTTCCCGCTAAAGGCTGGAAAGTCCGATACGAAGTTCTTGATCCATCACTGGCTAGCTTTGCTGGCACCAGCGGCTCGTCCGTCGTTGAAGCCAACGTCGATGATTCAGGTAACGCGACGGTTCAGTTGATCCCGACACCGGGGACTAGCGGCATCACTCCGGTCGCCATGCAAATCATTCGTCCCGGTGGAGCAACCGACAATCTGCCTTCGCTGACTCTCGGTCAAGGACAAACGTTTGTGACCTGGAGTTCACCGAAGCTTGCCATTCGCGCCGGTGCACCTGAGATCGCATCGTTTGGTGCTCCTTACAATGTCTTTGCCAACCTCTCCAATCCCGGCGATCAACCGGCCACCAACGTACGCGTTGACCTGCAGTTGCCACCGGGGACCAAAGCCACCGTTGCCGACTCGTTCGCACGGATCGTACCCAACGGTGTCACCTGGGAAATCGGAACCGTTCCGCCACAGACTCAATTGGATTTGTCAGTCGAGTTGATCTCTGAAGCTCCCGTCAGCCTTACCTTTACCGCTCGCGGTGATGGATTGGTCGCCGAGGACTCGGTACGCGTTGACGTGTTCCGCCCATCGTTGAAATTGGAAGTCAATCCGGTCGAAGATCGTGTTGAATCCGGCTTGCCCGTGACGTTTAACATTGATGTCACCAACACATCCGATCGTCCGCTGACCAACCCCAAGGTTGTCGTCACCGGTGACAATGCGATGATTCATGAAAGTGGTGAAGCTCGCGTCGAGTCCGCTCGCGGCAGCACACTGCAACCGGGCGAGACATGGAAGAAGCAAGTCGTTTACACTCCGATGTCCGGCGGACGCCGATGCATTAACGTTGAAGCGACCACCGATGGTGGCCAACTCGCCAGTCGTGAATCTTGCATCACTGCGATCAACCCCATCCCCAAGACACCGACGTTATCCGCACGCATCGATTCGCTCGATCGCGTCGCAGTGGGCCAAAACGTGACGGCGACCGCACAAATCTTCAATGAAGGTCGCGGTGTGGCTAGGAACGTCCGCGTCGAGATGGTCTACGACCCTCAATTGCAACCCGTTCAAGCTACCGAAGGCTACGACAACACTCGCATGGGTCAAAACATCATCACTTGGACGGTTCCCGAAATTCAACCGGGCGACTCGGCTGCGTTGGCGGGCGAATTCCGAGCCATCGCGAGCAATCCACGAGCCGCCGTTCGAATCCGAGCGGTCAGCGAAGAAGGCGCCACGGCAAACGCAAACTTGTTCATCGATATCGCTGACTCCCCCACGCAACCTCGCCAACCACAACCGCGATCACTTCCACCGGCTGGTCCGCCGCCGAGCATTCCCGGCGGCCCCGCGCCTCTGCAAGGTGCACCGCAAGAACTGCCGGCACCGGCACCACTGGGTCCCCAGCGAAGCGGTCGGATGCAAACGATCGTCGTCAACCGCGACAATCCGGTTCGGGTGAACGATCCGATTCGCTACAGCGTTCGCATCATCAACGATACCAACGAACGTGACTCAAACATTGACATTCAGTTCCCATTACCCGACGGCGTGAAGCTTGAGCGATTGGTTCCGTTGACGAACCCCGAACTCGGCCAATACGAGATCAAGAACAACTTCATCTTGTTGCCTTACGTGCCATCGCTCGAACCGGGTGAATCGGTCGAATACGAAGTGGTCCTTAGCAGTAACCAACCGCAAACATTCAACTTTGACGTATCAGTTCGAAGCGACAATCAACCGGGTGGCTACAACGAGACGGTGCCCACCACGGTGGTCCCTTAA
- a CDS encoding endonuclease/exonuclease/phosphatase family protein, protein MPLLRFLGPLFTGTGIIGILFMAITGRIDLSAVDQWLGSGDVVVANPSSGSSGDALAGSAAKPVSIRLGEKPSETMRIATFNIQFFGPSKVADPNIMQTLAQIVSQFDVVAIQEVRNSQVQPVRALVDLIRASGGDYDFTVSESIGEGTYKEAYAFVFDRSRIALVPGSAYLVQDPGERMTREPMVASFQAITKPSDARRPFRFTLINAHTSPSEVAASAIGNEMDVLDDVFVSVRNYEYDMVGEEDAIMLGDLNVDTRNLRELGQIPNVVSIAGDIMTNTRGDKTYDHILIDRTQTREFTGAYGILDMKATFGISEEEAIKISDHQPLWAEFTMYEFSAQETVAARPSPLR, encoded by the coding sequence GTGCCTCTGTTGCGCTTCCTGGGCCCATTGTTCACAGGCACCGGTATCATCGGCATCCTGTTCATGGCCATCACCGGTCGCATTGACCTAAGTGCTGTCGATCAGTGGCTTGGTTCGGGCGATGTCGTGGTTGCCAATCCAAGCAGCGGATCGTCCGGCGACGCTCTGGCGGGATCGGCCGCAAAGCCGGTCAGCATTCGTCTGGGGGAAAAACCATCGGAAACGATGCGGATCGCGACGTTTAATATTCAGTTCTTCGGCCCGTCAAAAGTTGCCGACCCCAACATCATGCAAACGCTCGCTCAGATTGTTTCGCAGTTCGATGTCGTCGCCATCCAAGAAGTCCGCAACAGCCAAGTGCAACCGGTTCGCGCTTTGGTTGATCTCATTCGAGCCTCCGGTGGCGACTATGACTTCACCGTTAGCGAATCCATTGGTGAAGGAACCTACAAAGAAGCCTACGCGTTTGTCTTTGATCGCTCGCGAATTGCGTTGGTGCCCGGCAGTGCCTACTTGGTCCAAGATCCTGGTGAACGAATGACGCGAGAGCCAATGGTGGCTTCGTTCCAGGCGATCACCAAGCCGAGTGATGCCCGGCGGCCGTTTCGATTCACCCTGATCAACGCACACACATCGCCATCGGAAGTCGCCGCGTCGGCGATCGGAAACGAGATGGATGTTTTGGACGACGTTTTCGTGAGTGTTCGCAACTACGAATACGACATGGTGGGTGAAGAAGACGCAATCATGCTAGGCGATCTGAACGTTGACACTCGCAACCTTCGCGAGCTCGGTCAAATTCCTAATGTCGTTTCCATCGCGGGAGACATCATGACGAATACTCGTGGCGACAAAACCTACGATCACATTTTGATTGACCGCACGCAAACACGCGAGTTTACCGGCGCGTATGGCATCTTGGACATGAAGGCTACGTTCGGGATCAGCGAAGAAGAGGCAATCAAAATCAGCGACCACCAACCATTGTGGGCCGAGTTCACCATGTATGAATTTTCAGCTCAGGAAACCGTTGCTGC
- a CDS encoding HEAT repeat domain-containing protein, whose amino-acid sequence MSNQTPPQDEQALSSQVSPIEPLPTTTSSSPTDSWASILASASPEDCVETLQQISRLENVTGLTAAVVDLAGHDDEEVRMWAGEALERAIVPQVSEIEDLKHLLEDHMGNFRRHEISSWSATMLGRLGSDASSAATSLQQCLDESPSLIVRQRSAWALAQMGAAARVAKDSLERATHDSSPKLQRLAKEALRMIGDAA is encoded by the coding sequence ATGTCAAACCAAACCCCACCCCAAGACGAGCAAGCGTTGAGCAGCCAAGTTAGCCCCATTGAACCCCTACCGACCACAACCAGTAGCAGTCCCACCGACTCCTGGGCCTCCATCCTGGCGTCGGCTAGTCCTGAGGACTGCGTCGAAACGCTTCAGCAGATCTCCCGACTCGAGAACGTGACTGGATTGACGGCCGCCGTCGTTGATCTCGCCGGACATGACGATGAAGAGGTGCGGATGTGGGCTGGTGAGGCGCTGGAGCGAGCGATTGTTCCGCAGGTTAGCGAGATCGAAGACCTCAAACATTTGCTCGAAGATCACATGGGCAACTTCCGTCGTCACGAGATCAGCAGTTGGTCGGCGACAATGCTGGGCCGCCTCGGCAGTGATGCTTCGTCCGCAGCCACATCGTTGCAGCAATGCCTCGATGAGTCCCCGTCGCTAATCGTGCGGCAGCGTTCCGCTTGGGCACTCGCACAAATGGGCGCCGCGGCGAGAGTCGCTAAGGATTCCCTTGAACGTGCCACGCACGATTCGTCACCCAAGTTGCAGCGTTTGGCCAAAGAAGCATTGCGCATGATCGGCGATGCTGCCTAA
- the metF gene encoding methylenetetrahydrofolate reductase [NAD(P)H], whose protein sequence is MSLASHYQDGSCAISFELFPPRTEKGMEALCENVRRLTQFMPAYFTCTYGAGGSSQGTTLEVLRKVREITGLPVASHLTCVGATAEDLEDYLAQATQTGVEYIVALRGDPPKGESAFKMTDGGFRYANELVEMIRSKFSNLGIAVAGYPEVHQEAVDAQTDLDNLKRKVDAGGDIIITQLFYDNADFYRFRDKCVAAGINVPIVPGILPVTNFAQADRIASMCKARIPNELREAMTESEDDKFQFEVGVQHARMQTADLLENDVPGIHYYVLNKSDAAEALLDGMQLGSA, encoded by the coding sequence ATGAGCCTTGCTTCCCACTACCAAGACGGATCGTGCGCGATTTCCTTTGAGCTTTTTCCGCCCAGAACGGAAAAAGGAATGGAAGCGTTGTGCGAGAACGTCCGCCGGCTGACGCAATTCATGCCAGCGTATTTCACATGCACCTATGGTGCTGGGGGATCAAGCCAGGGCACCACACTTGAGGTCCTGCGGAAGGTCCGTGAGATCACCGGCTTGCCGGTCGCGTCGCACCTAACGTGTGTGGGGGCAACGGCTGAGGATTTGGAAGACTACCTAGCGCAGGCAACCCAAACGGGCGTCGAGTACATCGTGGCCCTGCGAGGTGACCCACCTAAGGGCGAGTCGGCATTCAAGATGACCGATGGCGGATTTCGTTACGCCAACGAATTGGTCGAAATGATCCGATCAAAGTTTTCCAATCTTGGCATCGCGGTGGCTGGCTACCCCGAGGTTCATCAAGAGGCTGTCGATGCCCAAACAGACCTCGATAACCTGAAGCGAAAAGTCGATGCGGGCGGCGACATCATTATCACGCAATTGTTCTACGACAACGCCGATTTCTATCGCTTCCGGGACAAATGTGTGGCTGCCGGAATCAACGTTCCTATCGTTCCCGGCATCTTGCCGGTGACCAACTTTGCTCAAGCAGATCGAATTGCTTCGATGTGCAAAGCGCGTATTCCCAACGAATTGCGCGAGGCGATGACTGAGAGCGAGGACGATAAGTTCCAGTTCGAAGTGGGAGTCCAGCATGCTCGGATGCAGACGGCAGACTTGCTTGAGAACGATGTTCCTGGAATCCACTACTACGTGCTCAACAAGAGCGATGCTGCGGAAGCGTTGCTCGATGGCATGCAGCTCGGCTCGGCCTAG
- a CDS encoding class II fumarate hydratase, which yields MSKQRTELDSMGEVHVPADAYYGAQTQRAVENFPISGWPMPPAMISAMGWVKYACGVANRDLGKLTGSGKNPMTDAQVDAMLAACEEIAAGKLVDQFPVDVFQTGSGTSSNMNVNEVISNRAIEIIGGDRMQATKAIHPNDHVNMGQSTNDTFPTAIHVATAVQIQESLLPSLKRLHKALADKAAAWDKVIKIGRTHLMDATPLRLGQEFGGFARQIELSISRAEQARDAVLELPVGGTAVGSGINTHPEFGSRVAKVLADKTGIAFVEAVNHFEANAQRDALVAAHGELKCIAQTLFNFANNIRWLGSGPRCGFYEVQLPSRQPGSSIMPGKVNPVMCESMMQLTARVMGNDTCITMCGASGGNFQLNIMMPVMAHTTLESIHLLSSGTHAFVEFCVDEMEANVEQCEASVEQSLSMCTSLNPLIGYEQAAKLAKEAFSTGQTIRELCLEKKILPEDTLTEALDPWKMTEPQA from the coding sequence ATGTCCAAGCAACGAACTGAACTCGATTCCATGGGCGAAGTCCATGTGCCCGCCGACGCTTATTACGGTGCTCAAACCCAACGTGCCGTCGAAAACTTTCCGATCAGTGGCTGGCCCATGCCACCGGCGATGATCTCGGCGATGGGATGGGTTAAGTATGCCTGCGGTGTCGCCAATCGAGATCTCGGCAAATTAACCGGATCCGGCAAAAATCCGATGACCGACGCGCAAGTGGACGCGATGTTGGCCGCGTGTGAAGAGATCGCCGCCGGCAAGTTGGTGGATCAGTTTCCGGTGGACGTCTTCCAAACCGGCAGCGGCACCAGCAGCAACATGAACGTCAACGAGGTGATCTCCAATCGCGCGATTGAGATCATTGGTGGTGACCGGATGCAGGCCACGAAGGCGATCCATCCGAACGATCACGTCAACATGGGCCAGAGCACCAACGACACGTTCCCAACTGCGATCCATGTTGCAACAGCAGTGCAGATTCAAGAATCGTTGCTGCCGTCGCTGAAGCGATTGCACAAAGCCTTAGCTGACAAAGCCGCCGCGTGGGACAAGGTGATCAAGATTGGTCGCACGCACTTGATGGACGCCACGCCGCTGCGTCTTGGCCAGGAATTTGGCGGCTTCGCCCGGCAAATCGAATTGTCGATCTCGCGAGCCGAACAGGCCCGTGACGCGGTTCTTGAACTTCCCGTCGGCGGAACGGCGGTCGGCAGTGGCATCAACACTCACCCGGAATTCGGTAGCCGAGTGGCCAAGGTTCTCGCCGATAAAACCGGTATCGCCTTCGTCGAGGCAGTGAACCATTTTGAAGCGAACGCTCAACGCGACGCATTGGTCGCCGCCCACGGTGAACTGAAGTGCATCGCGCAGACTCTCTTCAATTTCGCCAACAACATTCGTTGGCTCGGTAGCGGTCCGCGTTGCGGGTTCTACGAAGTTCAGTTGCCGTCGCGCCAACCGGGTTCGTCGATCATGCCGGGGAAGGTGAATCCCGTGATGTGCGAGTCGATGATGCAGCTTACCGCTCGCGTGATGGGCAACGACACATGCATCACGATGTGCGGGGCGAGTGGCGGTAATTTCCAGCTCAACATCATGATGCCGGTGATGGCCCACACAACGCTCGAGTCGATCCACCTGCTTAGCAGCGGCACCCATGCGTTCGTCGAGTTTTGCGTTGACGAAATGGAAGCTAACGTCGAGCAATGCGAAGCGTCCGTGGAGCAAAGCTTGTCGATGTGTACAAGTTTGAACCCTTTGATCGGTTATGAACAAGCGGCGAAACTTGCCAAAGAGGCTTTCAGCACCGGCCAAACGATCCGCGAGTTATGCTTGGAAAAGAAGATTCTTCCCGAGGACACGCTGACCGAAGCGCTTGACCCGTGGAAAATGACGGAACCTCAAGCCTAG
- a CDS encoding FmdB family zinc ribbon protein: MPTYDYECEGCGHKFEEFQGINDPVLKKCPECKKNKLQRLFGTGAAIVFKGSGFYQTDYRSEGYKKAAKADSSKSESSDSSSKSDSKKSESKKSDTAKPAKKKAD, encoded by the coding sequence ATGCCTACTTACGATTATGAGTGCGAGGGTTGCGGACACAAGTTCGAGGAGTTTCAGGGGATCAATGATCCCGTCCTGAAAAAGTGCCCCGAGTGCAAGAAGAACAAACTGCAACGTTTGTTTGGAACCGGTGCGGCGATTGTGTTCAAGGGTAGCGGTTTCTATCAGACCGATTACCGCAGCGAAGGTTACAAGAAAGCCGCGAAAGCGGACTCGTCGAAGTCCGAATCGAGTGATTCGAGCAGCAAGTCTGACTCGAAGAAGTCCGAGTCGAAGAAATCAGATACCGCGAAGCCAGCGAAAAAGAAGGCTGACTGA
- a CDS encoding sugar phosphate isomerase/epimerase family protein — translation MKRRQFLSTAAAGTALLSMPKFVLALDKDNAYRNEIGIQLYTLRNEIDKDVKATLKAVAEAGYKQAEPYGFPNCRPMIEAANEFGLKLHSSHFNSDSIVNNDASDDDYFDTVLEKANDVGLTHLVIPYLGDQFRTSLDDYRRVCANCNKAAEKAKAAGIQLSYHNHAFEFKPLEDGKCGYDVMIEEFSPDMKFELDVFWVEVGGVNTIELMSKLGSRISQLHLKDLDASVKTPSYDGVPKEAFKEIGNGVINIEAIIEAAGEHGIAHCHVEQDQSPNALASIKQSMEALKKM, via the coding sequence ATGAAACGACGTCAATTCCTCAGCACCGCTGCCGCAGGCACAGCCCTCCTGTCCATGCCGAAGTTTGTTTTGGCACTTGATAAAGACAATGCTTACCGAAACGAAATTGGGATTCAGCTCTACACGCTGCGAAACGAAATCGACAAGGACGTCAAAGCCACGCTGAAGGCTGTTGCCGAAGCGGGCTACAAGCAGGCCGAACCGTATGGCTTTCCCAATTGCCGACCCATGATCGAAGCGGCAAACGAATTTGGTTTGAAGTTGCACTCTTCGCACTTCAACAGCGACTCAATCGTCAACAACGATGCTAGCGACGACGACTACTTTGACACGGTGCTCGAAAAAGCCAACGACGTTGGTTTGACCCACTTGGTCATTCCGTACTTGGGCGACCAATTCCGAACTTCGTTGGATGATTACCGGCGAGTTTGTGCGAACTGCAACAAGGCCGCCGAGAAAGCCAAGGCTGCTGGGATCCAGTTGTCGTATCACAACCACGCATTCGAGTTCAAACCACTCGAAGATGGCAAGTGTGGCTACGACGTGATGATCGAAGAGTTCTCGCCAGACATGAAGTTCGAACTCGATGTGTTCTGGGTCGAAGTGGGCGGCGTTAATACGATCGAGTTAATGAGCAAGCTTGGGTCCCGTATTTCGCAGCTTCACTTGAAGGACCTCGACGCGTCCGTCAAAACGCCATCCTACGACGGGGTGCCTAAGGAAGCGTTCAAAGAAATCGGCAATGGTGTGATCAACATCGAAGCAATCATCGAAGCGGCTGGCGAACACGGAATCGCTCATTGCCACGTCGAGCAAGACCAGTCGCCAAACGCCCTGGCTAGCATCAAGCAAAGCATGGAAGCTTTGAAGAAAATGTAG
- a CDS encoding alpha/beta hydrolase-fold protein, whose product MRLSLFLMCLLMPIVANAQYRSNVGNPTVHADKSATFHFDGGNAQTVELVLVNETYAMENQGEGKWSFTSDPLPPGIHDYIFRVDGAEVTDKKNRWVKTWISSRNQFEVPGDTPLVTEEQAVPHGVLHSHYYRSKAAGYQRKAIVYTPPGYDPKRDQPYPLLVLCHGYGDDESAWTVTGRAHLITDNLIAAGKIEPLVIVMPHGHPEPLESKDWSDDYASRNLEKMTSDILGDLLPMVESNYLVAETAERRAIAGLSMGGGHSISTGLANPHVFAWVGAFSAAIPLDSWWDDNEIDILGDNAQQRKLFWIACGRDDFLYDKNVQFDAKLNEKGISHQFVQTEGAHNWYVWRDYLPQFLQLAFR is encoded by the coding sequence ATGAGACTTTCACTGTTCTTAATGTGCCTTCTGATGCCGATTGTGGCCAACGCTCAATACCGATCGAATGTGGGCAATCCGACTGTTCATGCAGACAAGTCGGCGACCTTCCATTTCGATGGTGGCAATGCCCAGACCGTCGAGCTCGTTCTTGTGAACGAGACCTACGCGATGGAAAACCAGGGCGAGGGGAAGTGGTCATTCACGAGCGACCCGCTACCACCAGGAATTCACGATTACATCTTTCGCGTTGACGGCGCCGAAGTCACCGACAAAAAAAATCGTTGGGTAAAGACATGGATCTCGTCTCGCAATCAATTCGAAGTTCCCGGTGACACCCCGTTGGTGACCGAAGAACAGGCCGTGCCGCATGGAGTGTTGCATTCGCATTACTACCGATCCAAAGCGGCGGGGTACCAGCGAAAGGCAATCGTCTACACACCACCGGGCTATGACCCTAAACGCGACCAACCCTATCCGTTGTTGGTGCTGTGCCATGGTTACGGCGATGACGAATCAGCATGGACGGTGACGGGACGGGCTCACTTGATCACTGACAACTTGATCGCGGCAGGCAAGATCGAGCCGCTGGTGATCGTGATGCCGCACGGTCATCCCGAGCCTTTGGAATCCAAAGATTGGTCTGACGACTACGCCAGCCGTAACCTCGAAAAGATGACCTCAGACATCCTTGGGGACTTGCTGCCGATGGTCGAGTCGAACTACTTGGTAGCGGAAACCGCCGAGCGGCGAGCGATAGCCGGGTTGTCGATGGGCGGCGGACATTCGATCAGCACCGGGTTGGCCAATCCTCATGTGTTTGCTTGGGTAGGAGCGTTCAGCGCCGCGATTCCTTTGGATTCGTGGTGGGATGATAACGAAATCGACATTCTTGGCGACAATGCCCAGCAGCGCAAGCTGTTTTGGATCGCCTGCGGACGTGACGACTTTCTGTATGACAAGAACGTTCAGTTCGACGCGAAGCTCAACGAAAAAGGCATTTCTCATCAATTCGTGCAAACCGAGGGAGCCCACAATTGGTACGTTTGGCGAGATTACTTGCCTCAGTTTTTGCAGCTAGCTTTCCGCTAG
- a CDS encoding TIGR03009 domain-containing protein codes for MVLLQIWPFGEVVDVATSEANWTEDDRPSTEFHAIRQASRMMRLTLATMMAVYMTVSLLQPSALGQAPGQRSASQAQAAPQAPFGPLAPEAQAQLQKVLTAWQNQSQGTKTLELKFLRFHYDANMAPVVGNAPTAATKSEGEIKYAAPDRGLIRVDQIVFFNGMVNNQPAYKAFADRFGEHWVCNGKQLIEFDRNAKECKIEELPPEMQGKNIISSPLPFVFNLNANDLQQRYWVRQTDAGNPDVILLEVWPKRAEDRAQYKMVQVALDAKEFLPKVLVMYAPNFNAKTAPIWDHYEFTSVKRNGMGNGLADFFKNFIPEKPPADWKILRNQFQVPGAEIQQAAGPADGQKR; via the coding sequence ATGGTTCTTCTTCAGATCTGGCCTTTCGGCGAGGTTGTCGACGTTGCTACAAGCGAGGCGAATTGGACGGAGGATGACCGTCCGTCCACCGAGTTTCACGCAATAAGACAGGCGTCACGGATGATGCGATTGACTTTGGCCACGATGATGGCCGTGTACATGACGGTTTCGCTGCTGCAGCCATCGGCACTGGGCCAAGCCCCCGGACAGCGTTCGGCATCCCAGGCCCAAGCGGCTCCTCAGGCTCCCTTTGGTCCGCTAGCCCCCGAAGCCCAGGCTCAACTCCAAAAAGTTTTGACTGCTTGGCAGAACCAAAGTCAGGGCACCAAAACGCTCGAACTGAAATTCTTGCGGTTCCACTACGACGCCAACATGGCACCCGTGGTCGGTAATGCTCCCACCGCTGCGACCAAGTCCGAGGGTGAGATCAAGTACGCTGCACCGGATCGCGGACTCATTCGAGTCGACCAAATCGTGTTCTTCAACGGCATGGTCAACAACCAACCGGCCTACAAGGCATTCGCTGATCGCTTCGGCGAGCATTGGGTTTGCAATGGCAAGCAGTTGATCGAGTTCGACCGTAACGCGAAGGAATGCAAGATCGAAGAACTACCGCCTGAAATGCAGGGCAAGAACATCATCAGCAGTCCGCTGCCTTTCGTGTTCAACCTTAACGCGAATGATCTTCAGCAACGTTACTGGGTGCGTCAAACCGATGCCGGAAACCCAGACGTGATTCTATTGGAAGTATGGCCCAAGCGAGCCGAAGACCGCGCTCAATACAAGATGGTCCAAGTCGCTTTGGATGCGAAAGAGTTTCTGCCAAAAGTCTTGGTGATGTACGCACCAAACTTTAATGCCAAGACGGCCCCGATTTGGGACCACTACGAATTCACATCCGTCAAACGCAACGGAATGGGCAATGGATTAGCCGACTTCTTCAAGAACTTCATCCCAGAAAAGCCACCGGCCGACTGGAAGATCTTGCGAAACCAATTCCAGGTTCCCGGTGCTGAAATTCAGCAGGCGGCGGGCCCCGCCGATGGCCAGAAACGCTAG